One part of the Bacteroidia bacterium genome encodes these proteins:
- the murD gene encoding UDP-N-acetylmuramoyl-L-alanine--D-glutamate ligase, translated as MSKKVSILGAGESGIGAAILAQKEGYEVWVSDAGNIAERFKKILEEKEIPFEEGKHTKEKFFEADMIVKSPGIPEHAGIIQEIRGEGGRIISEIEFASLHTDARLIAITGSNGKTTTTSLIWHLLNAAGIKVGLAGNIGKSFAWQLAEASFDAYVLEISSFQLDDVETFKPEIALLLNITPDHLDRYNYSLKKYGAAKMRIAENQEENNKLIYWMEDTEIAKQLFDAKPKAERLPFSLKELKGSKAWVANNHLQLGGTEFLDFTHLKLIGRHNQLNALAALLAVQAFGVEVEKIKDALCEFKPVEHRLEWVAEIEGVRYINDSKATNVDALAFALEAMDRPLIWMAGGVDKGNDYSDLKEEVEKKVKGIVVLGEDKRKFEENFDKPLQQAMSMKEGLALAAEMAEEGDTVLLSPACASFDLFKNYEDRGRQFKEEVLSRVKNKED; from the coding sequence ATGAGTAAGAAAGTATCCATACTGGGAGCTGGAGAAAGCGGAATTGGGGCAGCCATTTTGGCCCAAAAGGAAGGCTATGAGGTATGGGTATCAGATGCAGGAAATATCGCCGAAAGGTTCAAAAAAATATTAGAAGAGAAAGAGATCCCTTTTGAAGAGGGAAAACATACAAAAGAAAAGTTCTTTGAAGCAGATATGATCGTAAAAAGCCCCGGTATTCCGGAGCATGCAGGGATCATACAAGAAATTAGAGGAGAAGGAGGCAGGATCATTTCCGAGATTGAATTTGCCAGTCTTCATACCGACGCACGATTGATTGCCATTACCGGAAGCAATGGAAAAACTACCACAACTTCCCTCATTTGGCACCTCTTGAATGCAGCAGGTATAAAAGTAGGATTGGCAGGAAATATCGGAAAAAGTTTTGCCTGGCAGCTGGCAGAAGCATCTTTTGATGCCTATGTGCTGGAAATCAGCTCTTTCCAATTGGATGATGTCGAGACCTTTAAGCCGGAAATCGCGCTTTTGCTCAACATCACCCCGGACCATCTCGATCGCTACAATTACAGCCTCAAAAAATATGGAGCTGCAAAAATGCGAATCGCAGAGAATCAGGAAGAGAATAACAAGCTGATCTACTGGATGGAAGATACAGAGATTGCCAAGCAGCTGTTTGATGCAAAGCCTAAAGCAGAGCGACTTCCCTTCAGCCTGAAAGAACTCAAAGGATCTAAAGCATGGGTAGCCAATAATCACTTGCAATTAGGAGGAACAGAATTTCTGGACTTTACCCACCTCAAGCTGATTGGCCGACATAATCAACTCAATGCCTTAGCTGCTTTGCTGGCTGTACAGGCTTTCGGAGTGGAAGTAGAGAAGATTAAAGATGCGCTTTGTGAATTCAAACCAGTCGAACACAGATTGGAATGGGTAGCCGAGATTGAAGGAGTGAGATATATAAATGATTCCAAAGCCACCAATGTAGACGCGCTTGCTTTTGCGCTGGAAGCTATGGACAGGCCTTTGATTTGGATGGCAGGAGGAGTAGACAAAGGAAATGACTACAGTGATTTGAAAGAGGAGGTTGAGAAGAAAGTGAAAGGCATTGTGGTATTAGGGGAGGACAAGAGGAAGTTTGAAGAAAACTTTGACAAACCCCTGCAGCAAGCCATGAGCATGAAAGAAGGACTAGCCCTTGCAGCTGAAATGGCAGAAGAAGGCGATACGGTTCTACTTTCTCCAGCATGTGCCAGTTTCGACCTCTTTAAGAACTATGAGGATCGGGGCAGGCAGTTTAAAGAAGAAGTTTTATCAAGAGTAAAGAATAAGGAAGACTAA
- the mraY gene encoding phospho-N-acetylmuramoyl-pentapeptide-transferase: MLYYFLDWLNELYDIPGFGVFRFITFRAILSIIFSLIISLLIGKKIIDLLRKNLIGEVVRDSDTGPDHAAKAGTPTMGGVIIIAAIVIPTLLWADIKNSYVWLILLGTVWMGAIGFVDDYIKVFKKDKAGLKGKFKIVGQVGLGIVVGLVMLNHPDFMGSRANLTQLNVIKTNKLLTDVGFRPGDVLVKINGVAYEEAPDGENYIDIGTYTVMRDFHDLAGNLMNTEFEVDIPAINRKLVASELFGPKDESFIYITDFPFFKSFVFDYSKVPILQNFIEPKILGRVVYLLVVIFIITFVSNAVNLTDGIDGLASSVTAIVGAGLGLFAYVSGNFVFSTYLNISYIPLSAELLVYSTALIGGCLGFLWYNAYPAQVFMGDTGSLALGGALGILALMVKKELLIPILCGIFIAEAVSVIIQVSYFKYTKKRTGEGKRVFLMAPLHHHYEKKGLHEAKIVARFLIVAVLLVLVAFATLKLR, from the coding sequence ATGCTTTACTATTTTCTAGACTGGCTGAACGAACTCTATGATATTCCTGGCTTTGGTGTTTTTCGATTTATCACCTTCAGAGCGATACTATCAATCATTTTTTCATTGATAATATCCTTGCTTATCGGCAAGAAGATCATTGACTTATTGAGAAAGAACCTGATCGGAGAAGTTGTCCGGGATTCGGATACTGGACCCGATCATGCGGCGAAAGCAGGTACCCCGACTATGGGAGGGGTTATCATCATAGCAGCCATAGTGATTCCTACCCTTTTGTGGGCAGACATCAAAAACAGCTACGTATGGTTGATTCTCCTGGGCACAGTTTGGATGGGTGCCATTGGATTTGTAGACGACTACATAAAAGTATTCAAGAAGGATAAAGCGGGATTGAAAGGTAAATTCAAAATTGTCGGACAAGTCGGTTTAGGAATTGTAGTTGGCTTGGTTATGCTCAACCACCCTGATTTTATGGGGAGTAGAGCCAACCTGACTCAACTAAACGTCATCAAAACGAATAAGCTGTTGACGGACGTAGGATTCAGACCGGGTGATGTGCTGGTTAAAATAAATGGAGTAGCCTACGAAGAAGCGCCTGATGGTGAAAATTACATTGATATCGGGACCTATACGGTCATGAGAGATTTTCACGACCTGGCAGGAAACCTGATGAATACAGAATTTGAAGTGGATATCCCGGCCATCAACCGCAAACTGGTTGCCAGTGAGCTTTTCGGCCCTAAGGATGAAAGCTTTATCTACATCACAGATTTCCCATTCTTCAAATCCTTTGTATTTGATTATTCCAAAGTACCCATACTTCAGAACTTCATTGAGCCGAAGATCCTGGGACGAGTGGTCTATCTGCTGGTAGTGATCTTCATCATCACCTTCGTTTCCAATGCGGTGAATCTTACCGATGGAATTGATGGCTTGGCCTCCAGTGTTACAGCTATCGTAGGAGCAGGTCTTGGATTGTTTGCCTATGTGTCTGGAAACTTTGTGTTTTCCACTTACCTGAATATCAGTTATATCCCTCTCTCGGCAGAGCTGTTGGTTTATTCCACAGCCCTAATCGGTGGATGTCTGGGATTCCTCTGGTACAATGCCTATCCGGCACAGGTATTCATGGGAGATACGGGAAGTTTGGCGCTGGGAGGAGCATTGGGAATACTTGCACTGATGGTGAAAAAGGAATTACTCATTCCGATTCTTTGTGGAATCTTCATTGCTGAAGCAGTATCTGTCATCATACAGGTTAGCTACTTTAAATACACCAAAAAACGCACAGGCGAAGGGAAAAGAGTCTTTTTGATGGCTCCACTTCACCACCATTACGAAAAGAAAGGTTTACACGAAGCAAAAATTGTGGCTCGCTTTCTTATCGTAGCAGTCCTACTCGTTTTGGTAGCCTTCGCAACTTTGAAACTGAGATAG
- a CDS encoding UDP-N-acetylmuramoyl-L-alanyl-D-glutamate--2,6-diaminopimelate ligase: protein MKLQDLLSNVQVKQIQGDAGIEIGDFHFDSRKVEEGHLFIAVKGTQVDGHAFIDKAIAKGASAVVLEQLPDHPAPGITWVQVEKSSRALAYISANFFGNPAQKLSLIGITGTNGKSTSVTLLYQLFTGLGIKTGLVSTIENRIGNEVVHATHTTPDPKSLHQLFAKMLEAGCEYCFMEVSSHALDQDRVAGIPFRVGMFTNITHDHLDYHSTFKAYIQAKKMLFDSMGKKSVAIINADDKNGKVMVQNTSAVVKYFALKRAVDYHARILENALEGLNLQIGRSEVWFRLRGSFNAYNLLMVYACAVELGFEPQEVLREMSMLEGAAGRFEVLRQNKLTAIVDYAHTPDALENVLRTMKDIHKGQGRILTVVGCGGNRDKTKRPKMAKIATDYSEQIILTSDNPRNEDPDQIIEDMYVGVPLPLQRKVLRISNRKEAIRLACQLARPEDIVLVAGKGHETYQEIKGVRHPFDDREVLMEAMNE, encoded by the coding sequence ATGAAACTGCAAGACTTACTCAGTAATGTTCAGGTAAAGCAGATACAGGGAGACGCGGGAATCGAAATCGGAGATTTTCATTTCGATTCCAGAAAAGTAGAAGAGGGCCACTTGTTTATAGCCGTTAAAGGCACACAAGTAGACGGGCATGCGTTCATTGACAAGGCGATAGCAAAGGGAGCCTCAGCCGTAGTGCTGGAGCAGCTTCCTGATCATCCTGCACCGGGGATTACTTGGGTACAGGTAGAAAAAAGTTCACGGGCTTTAGCCTATATATCGGCAAATTTCTTCGGAAACCCAGCCCAAAAGCTCTCTCTGATTGGTATCACAGGTACCAACGGAAAATCAACTTCGGTTACGCTCTTGTACCAGTTGTTTACCGGCCTGGGGATAAAGACCGGACTTGTTTCTACCATAGAGAACCGCATCGGAAACGAAGTAGTTCATGCTACCCATACAACCCCTGATCCCAAATCTTTGCATCAATTGTTCGCAAAGATGCTGGAAGCAGGTTGTGAGTACTGTTTCATGGAAGTGAGCAGTCATGCACTTGATCAGGATCGAGTAGCAGGTATACCCTTCCGCGTGGGAATGTTTACCAATATTACCCACGACCATCTGGATTATCACAGCACTTTTAAAGCCTATATCCAGGCCAAGAAAATGCTCTTTGATTCGATGGGAAAAAAAAGTGTGGCCATCATCAATGCAGATGATAAAAATGGCAAGGTCATGGTACAGAATACATCAGCTGTTGTGAAGTATTTCGCACTAAAGCGAGCAGTTGATTATCACGCCAGGATTCTGGAAAACGCACTGGAAGGATTAAACCTGCAGATAGGAAGGTCTGAAGTTTGGTTTCGATTGAGGGGAAGTTTCAATGCTTACAATCTTCTGATGGTTTATGCCTGTGCCGTTGAGCTGGGTTTTGAACCACAGGAAGTGCTAAGAGAAATGAGTATGCTGGAAGGAGCCGCTGGAAGATTTGAAGTGTTGAGGCAAAACAAACTTACTGCCATCGTGGATTATGCACATACCCCGGATGCACTGGAAAATGTCTTGAGGACAATGAAGGACATCCATAAAGGGCAAGGCAGAATCCTGACTGTAGTAGGCTGCGGGGGAAATCGGGATAAAACTAAACGGCCGAAAATGGCCAAAATTGCTACAGATTATTCGGAGCAGATCATTTTGACCTCTGATAATCCCCGCAATGAGGACCCGGATCAAATCATCGAGGATATGTATGTAGGAGTGCCACTCCCTTTGCAAAGAAAAGTACTGAGAATCAGCAACCGCAAAGAAGCGATTAGACTCGCTTGCCAATTGGCAAGGCCCGAAGACATCGTTCTGGTTGCCGGAAAAGGTCATGAGACCTATCAGGAAATCAAAGGAGTGCGACATCCTTTCGATGATCGCGAAGTGTTGATGGAAGCCATGAACGAATAA
- a CDS encoding penicillin-binding protein: MKKVSDNILSRVYMLFGLFLLMGLMIILRVVGLQFNSTYWSEKELEEGQISIKKLVADRGNILDEKGTIMATSIPFYKIALDPSIIDSTKWDNFDDSLKHLSSLMADQFFDLEEDSLAHTRVYQKVRTAMAEGDRHVYLLRKKINFQELQTVKNWPILRRGRWEAGLVVEKFRNERFYPFNDMARVTLGQLADDTLGIRGIEHSFNRELRGRDGYVLAQKVVGDSYLPLDQFGEIRAHDGYDITTTLDVDLQDVVESALKDGVTRHYAQSGTAILIEVETGKVKALANYPETYNQALATRYEPGSTFKIASATALLQDELFDVCDSVDTGNGKMMLDDKEISDNGHAFGIITLEEVIKESSNIGIAKIVQKYFGGNPERFYEHLKNFGFYQKPNQQIKGEPNPLIIEPGHEDYTSFTLPNLAYGYSIGVTAMQMASFYNGIANKGKLMRPWIIKQVSDNGNVIQAYAPEVVTEQMCSPEVAVAVREMMKLVVRDGTAKRQFRNMPFEVAGKTGTAKKTGKYGYIRKYRASFGGFFPANDPRYTLFIMVDEPDAGTSSGASVAAPIFRRIAQEVYRMDNGIEAEPLDTENSNPFPNAPKIEANSAKEVFASLQIPVKNIENEEWIQAFVDSARYRTQKLEMEENIIPDLKGMTSRDAINLLENMGVEVTLRGIGRVRRQSLLPGYKFTDQARITLFLS; encoded by the coding sequence ATGAAGAAAGTATCCGACAACATATTATCACGAGTGTACATGCTCTTCGGTCTCTTCCTATTGATGGGACTGATGATCATTCTGCGCGTGGTCGGATTGCAGTTCAATTCTACCTATTGGTCCGAGAAGGAATTGGAAGAAGGACAGATTTCTATTAAAAAGCTGGTAGCTGATCGTGGAAATATTTTGGATGAGAAAGGAACCATCATGGCAACCTCCATCCCTTTCTACAAAATCGCCCTGGACCCCTCAATTATTGATTCCACCAAGTGGGACAATTTTGATGACTCTTTGAAACATTTATCCAGTCTGATGGCGGATCAATTCTTTGACTTGGAAGAGGATTCGCTGGCTCATACTCGCGTTTACCAAAAGGTACGCACTGCTATGGCCGAAGGAGATCGCCACGTCTATCTTCTTCGCAAAAAGATCAATTTTCAGGAATTGCAGACGGTTAAAAACTGGCCCATCCTTCGCCGGGGACGCTGGGAAGCAGGTTTAGTCGTTGAAAAATTCCGAAACGAGCGCTTTTATCCTTTTAATGATATGGCGCGGGTTACATTAGGACAATTAGCGGATGATACCTTAGGTATTCGCGGTATCGAGCATTCTTTTAATAGAGAATTGCGTGGACGCGATGGCTATGTCCTTGCTCAAAAAGTAGTCGGAGATTCTTATTTGCCCCTCGATCAATTTGGTGAAATAAGAGCACATGATGGCTACGATATTACCACAACTCTGGACGTCGATCTACAGGATGTAGTCGAGTCAGCACTGAAAGACGGCGTTACCCGTCATTATGCCCAGTCCGGGACTGCTATTTTAATTGAAGTAGAAACTGGAAAGGTAAAGGCGCTTGCCAATTATCCTGAAACCTATAACCAGGCCCTTGCAACACGCTATGAGCCAGGATCGACTTTCAAAATTGCCTCTGCAACGGCTCTCTTGCAGGACGAACTCTTCGATGTTTGTGATTCAGTTGATACCGGCAATGGTAAAATGATGCTTGACGATAAGGAGATTTCGGATAATGGTCATGCATTTGGAATCATTACCCTTGAAGAGGTGATCAAAGAATCCTCCAACATTGGAATCGCTAAGATCGTCCAAAAATACTTCGGAGGGAATCCCGAGCGTTTCTACGAGCACTTGAAAAACTTTGGATTCTACCAAAAGCCTAATCAGCAGATCAAAGGGGAACCTAATCCCTTGATCATTGAGCCCGGCCATGAAGATTACACCAGTTTTACCTTGCCTAACCTCGCTTACGGCTACTCGATTGGAGTTACCGCTATGCAAATGGCTTCTTTCTATAACGGTATAGCTAATAAAGGAAAACTGATGCGTCCATGGATCATCAAGCAAGTTTCCGACAACGGAAATGTGATCCAGGCATATGCACCTGAGGTAGTGACGGAGCAAATGTGTAGCCCTGAGGTAGCAGTAGCAGTGAGAGAAATGATGAAGTTGGTAGTACGGGATGGCACAGCAAAGAGACAATTTAGAAATATGCCTTTTGAGGTGGCGGGTAAAACCGGTACTGCAAAGAAAACGGGCAAATACGGATATATCAGAAAATACAGGGCTTCATTCGGTGGATTTTTCCCCGCCAATGACCCCAGATATACGCTCTTTATCATGGTTGACGAGCCAGATGCTGGTACCAGTTCTGGTGCGAGTGTAGCAGCTCCGATTTTCCGCCGCATTGCACAGGAAGTATATCGGATGGATAATGGGATTGAAGCCGAGCCATTGGATACGGAAAATTCAAATCCATTCCCCAATGCCCCGAAGATTGAAGCGAATAGTGCGAAAGAAGTTTTTGCCAGTCTTCAAATCCCGGTCAAAAACATAGAAAATGAAGAATGGATCCAGGCATTTGTGGATAGCGCAAGATATCGTACCCAAAAGCTTGAGATGGAAGAAAATATAATCCCTGATCTCAAAGGCATGACTAGTAGAGATGCAATCAACCTCCTCGAAAATATGGGAGTTGAAGTAACTCTAAGAGGAATAGGCCGTGTACGGAGGCAGTCTTTACTGCCCGGTTACAAGTTTACAGATCAGGCAAGAATAACCCTGTTTCTTAGCTGA
- a CDS encoding FtsL-like putative cell division protein: MQVISKNRKKQNGPLINGVAAKGKKGLSVKRVDDYLRFIIFLALIGMLYIGNTHYAERQVKEIEMLEKDVKDLKSKYLLRKSTLSAGTRFSELKPAVDTLGLRPLAQPPYKLIKTKSNTE, from the coding sequence ATGCAAGTGATCAGTAAAAACCGAAAAAAGCAGAATGGACCCCTGATAAACGGGGTGGCTGCCAAAGGCAAAAAAGGCCTTTCGGTTAAACGCGTAGATGATTATCTGAGATTCATCATCTTCCTTGCTCTGATTGGTATGCTGTATATCGGAAACACACATTACGCAGAACGGCAAGTAAAGGAAATAGAAATGCTGGAGAAAGATGTGAAGGACCTGAAATCCAAATACTTGCTTCGGAAATCTACCTTGAGTGCCGGGACCAGGTTCTCCGAGTTAAAACCCGCAGTAGACACTTTAGGGCTACGGCCACTGGCACAGCCCCCGTACAAATTGATCAAGACCAAATCGAATACTGAATAA
- the rsmH gene encoding 16S rRNA (cytosine(1402)-N(4))-methyltransferase RsmH — translation MTPYHVPVMLKETIELLSIDPNGIYVDVTYGGGGHSREILSRLEGGKLIAFDQDADAKRNLLEDERLEFVASNFAFIESALEAQQIKGVDGIIADLGISSHQIDTAERGFSYRFDAPLDMRMNTSEGITAAEILNTYEESELYRIFKVYGELPNAKKVQHLVVERRASEEIRTTGQLENILQSAIPHKRRAKFLAQVYQALRIEVNQEMEALEKLLLASLNILKPGGRFVVMAYHSLEDRMVKNFFRSGNLAGKVEKDFYGNDLSPWKKITRKAIQASQLEIDENNRARSARLRAVERK, via the coding sequence ATGACTCCTTATCATGTGCCGGTCATGCTGAAAGAGACCATTGAGCTGCTTTCCATTGATCCCAATGGAATTTATGTCGATGTAACGTACGGGGGAGGAGGCCACTCGAGAGAAATTCTCTCAAGGCTGGAAGGAGGCAAGCTGATCGCTTTTGATCAGGATGCTGATGCGAAACGGAATCTATTGGAAGACGAGCGGTTGGAATTTGTGGCGAGCAACTTTGCGTTCATTGAATCTGCGCTTGAAGCGCAGCAAATAAAAGGAGTAGATGGAATCATTGCGGATTTGGGGATTTCTTCTCATCAGATTGATACAGCGGAGCGGGGATTTAGCTATCGTTTTGATGCGCCCCTGGATATGAGGATGAATACAAGTGAAGGAATCACAGCTGCAGAGATTTTGAATACATATGAGGAGTCGGAGCTCTACAGAATCTTTAAAGTATACGGCGAATTGCCCAATGCAAAAAAGGTTCAACATCTGGTCGTAGAGCGGAGGGCATCAGAGGAGATCAGGACTACGGGTCAATTGGAGAATATTCTTCAGTCGGCCATTCCTCACAAAAGAAGGGCAAAATTTCTGGCTCAAGTGTACCAAGCCCTTCGAATAGAGGTAAATCAGGAAATGGAGGCTTTAGAAAAGCTTTTGCTCGCTTCCCTCAATATCCTGAAGCCCGGAGGAAGATTTGTAGTCATGGCATATCACTCCCTGGAAGACCGGATGGTCAAGAATTTTTTCAGGAGTGGAAATCTTGCTGGAAAAGTGGAAAAAGATTTCTACGGAAATGATTTGAGTCCCTGGAAGAAAATAACAAGAAAGGCGATTCAGGCTTCGCAGCTAGAGATCGACGAGAATAACAGGGCGAGAAGTGCGAGGCTGAGGGCAGTAGAAAGAAAATAG
- the mraZ gene encoding division/cell wall cluster transcriptional repressor MraZ, whose translation MKSLIGEYHCKLDAKGRFLMPSGLRKQLPEDQQNDFVINRGLDKCLVLWPLAVWEKESAKIRALNSYDPKRRAFQRMFFSGAREVQLDGSGRVLLTSFLIEHAGLGKALVLEAQSDRVEIWDKNAFEGWMEDPGYDFGMLAEEVMKDLGSGEGGQ comes from the coding sequence ATGAAATCATTAATCGGAGAATATCATTGTAAACTGGACGCTAAAGGCCGCTTCTTGATGCCTTCAGGTCTTCGTAAGCAATTGCCCGAGGATCAACAAAATGATTTCGTAATTAACCGCGGCTTGGACAAGTGTCTGGTTTTATGGCCCTTGGCGGTTTGGGAAAAAGAATCTGCCAAGATTCGCGCTTTAAATAGCTATGACCCCAAGCGTAGGGCTTTTCAGCGGATGTTCTTTAGTGGAGCGAGAGAAGTGCAGCTGGATGGAAGTGGAAGAGTTTTGCTAACCAGTTTTTTGATCGAGCATGCAGGCTTGGGAAAAGCATTGGTCTTGGAAGCTCAAAGCGACCGGGTGGAGATCTGGGACAAAAACGCCTTTGAAGGCTGGATGGAAGATCCCGGATACGATTTTGGAATGCTTGCTGAAGAAGTCATGAAAGACCTGGGTTCAGGGGAAGGAGGACAATAA
- a CDS encoding glycoside hydrolase family 9 protein, whose protein sequence is MRHSLLSFLLCCQIIAVYAQLPTPSPHIHIDQFGYLPDAEKVAVISDPQMGFNSNESFSPGNTYEVRSYPDQNLILSGTITSWNGGATHNQSGDKAWWFDFSSLNVPGEYYIYDPGNDVASFPFKIGEDVYTEVLKQAVRTFFYQRSGFAKQAPYTDAKWSDGASHLGTEQDLDCRLVSNPLASTSKDLSGGWYDAGDYNKYVNFTHTVVHNLLSAYEKNPDIWTDDFNIPESGNGIPDLLDEIKWELDWLLKMQEADGSGLMKVSVTDFAASSPPTSDNAFRRYGPAQASATLTLASNFAKASIIFGSLSDAGMQTYGDTLLARAVKAWNWIQNNPAASFYDNSGFQSANPEVSEYDQDATKFATAVYLFIKTGEAQYKSFVDANYADIHALQWNFWYPYENVYQDALLYYANNGSATPTVANAIKNNFINSASSGNAGLLPAYQNGSDPYRAYLADQDYVWGSNQVKSHTGVIMNNMVYYDLAANDDQKEDFKNGAAGYIHFMHGVNPMNLVFLSNMKDFGAENSINEIYHAWFGDGTVYDNAQTSSVGPVPGYLSGGPNPSYAPSQGYFSPPQDQPAQKSYLDWNTSWPQDSWQITEPAIYYQAAYIHLLSQYVEQSSSTLAVEYESFVAYERNAKVELRWKTTVETGSDFFQIERSIDGQMFERVGRVLAKGSNETYSFTDQSPPEGKLYYRLKEIEVDGNYSYSEVRTVFINASFGLKADPNPIRNFINIEVKIPNNASFSLELLDMQGRLIRKIEESSDSQSSYQYTIATDKLSLGVYFLKLESEGEILYKKLLKN, encoded by the coding sequence TTGCGACATTCTTTACTCTCTTTCCTCCTTTGTTGCCAGATTATCGCAGTTTACGCTCAACTTCCTACTCCTTCCCCTCATATCCATATTGATCAATTCGGCTATCTGCCAGATGCAGAAAAAGTCGCTGTAATTAGCGATCCACAAATGGGTTTCAATTCCAATGAATCCTTTAGCCCGGGAAATACCTATGAAGTTCGCTCCTATCCGGATCAGAATCTTATTCTTTCAGGGACCATCACTAGCTGGAACGGAGGGGCTACCCATAATCAAAGTGGAGATAAGGCCTGGTGGTTTGATTTTAGCTCCCTCAATGTGCCGGGAGAATATTATATCTATGATCCTGGCAATGATGTAGCCTCCTTTCCCTTTAAAATAGGAGAGGATGTCTATACAGAAGTTCTAAAACAAGCCGTACGAACTTTCTTCTACCAAAGAAGTGGTTTCGCCAAACAAGCTCCCTATACCGATGCAAAATGGTCAGATGGTGCCAGTCATTTGGGTACAGAACAAGATCTGGATTGTCGACTGGTTAGCAATCCCCTGGCATCAACTTCCAAAGATTTGAGTGGAGGCTGGTATGATGCAGGAGATTATAATAAGTATGTGAATTTTACCCATACCGTAGTTCACAATCTCCTTTCGGCTTATGAAAAGAATCCCGACATCTGGACAGACGACTTTAATATACCAGAATCTGGAAATGGCATCCCGGATTTGCTGGACGAAATCAAATGGGAATTGGATTGGCTATTGAAAATGCAGGAAGCAGATGGAAGTGGTTTGATGAAAGTCTCGGTAACCGATTTTGCCGCTTCCAGTCCTCCGACTTCAGACAATGCTTTCCGCAGATATGGACCTGCACAGGCATCTGCAACTTTAACCCTCGCTAGCAATTTCGCCAAAGCTTCTATCATATTTGGTTCTTTGTCAGATGCAGGCATGCAGACCTATGGAGATACCCTCCTGGCAAGAGCTGTGAAAGCCTGGAACTGGATACAAAATAATCCTGCAGCTTCCTTTTATGACAATAGCGGTTTTCAAAGCGCAAATCCTGAAGTCAGTGAATACGACCAGGATGCAACAAAATTCGCTACTGCCGTTTACCTTTTCATTAAAACTGGAGAAGCTCAATATAAATCCTTTGTAGATGCAAATTATGCAGACATTCATGCCCTGCAATGGAACTTCTGGTATCCCTATGAGAATGTTTACCAGGATGCACTTTTGTATTATGCTAATAATGGTAGTGCTACTCCCACGGTCGCCAATGCCATTAAAAATAACTTCATCAATTCGGCCAGTAGTGGAAATGCGGGCTTATTGCCGGCTTATCAAAATGGATCTGACCCTTATCGGGCCTATTTAGCTGATCAGGATTATGTCTGGGGAAGTAATCAGGTCAAATCCCATACTGGGGTGATTATGAATAATATGGTTTATTATGACCTGGCAGCCAATGATGACCAAAAGGAGGATTTTAAAAATGGAGCTGCTGGATACATTCATTTTATGCATGGGGTAAATCCGATGAATCTGGTTTTTCTCAGCAATATGAAAGATTTTGGTGCTGAGAATTCAATAAATGAAATCTACCATGCCTGGTTTGGGGATGGAACCGTGTATGATAATGCGCAAACTTCTTCGGTGGGACCTGTTCCCGGATATCTTTCCGGTGGCCCTAATCCCAGTTATGCGCCTTCTCAGGGATACTTCTCTCCTCCGCAGGACCAACCTGCGCAGAAATCTTATTTAGATTGGAATACGTCCTGGCCACAGGATTCCTGGCAAATCACGGAACCGGCAATTTATTATCAGGCTGCTTATATCCATTTGCTGTCTCAGTATGTTGAACAAAGTTCTTCTACCCTGGCAGTAGAATATGAATCCTTTGTAGCCTATGAAAGAAATGCGAAAGTTGAACTGAGGTGGAAAACGACTGTAGAAACAGGCAGTGATTTCTTTCAAATAGAAAGGAGCATTGATGGACAGATGTTTGAAAGGGTAGGGAGAGTATTGGCGAAAGGAAGTAATGAGACCTATTCGTTTACGGATCAAAGTCCCCCAGAAGGGAAACTCTATTATAGATTGAAAGAGATCGAAGTGGATGGGAACTATAGTTATTCAGAGGTGCGTACTGTTTTTATCAATGCATCTTTTGGATTAAAGGCTGATCCCAATCCGATTAGGAACTTTATAAATATAGAAGTGAAAATCCCGAATAATGCTTCTTTTAGTTTGGAATTACTAGATATGCAGGGACGTTTGATTAGGAAAATAGAAGAGAGTTCGGATTCACAAAGTAGCTATCAGTACACAATAGCAACAGATAAACTCAGTCTGGGAGTGTATTTCCTGAAATTGGAAAGTGAAGGCGAGATCTTATATAAGAAGCTGCTAAAGAATTAA